GTGGTTACGAATGAGATTTCCATTACCAGTAAATTTTACCGGCTCTGGAAACATTGATTTGGAAGTTGAAGAGCGTGCGCGGACGATTAGACCTCACCAATCCACTTACGATCGTCCCAAACCGCTTTCAATGAAGTAATATTGCGACTGTCGAAAACGTTTTTGGCCGCAGCGATGACCTTGCCTTTTTTGAGGTTGTTATAGGCATCGCTGGCACTGATGGCCACGAACTGCATCACGCTCGGATCACGATAACAATCGATCATGCACTTGGTGCAACCGTCGCGGATGAGCTTGGACTGATCAAAATCGTAGATGTTGCACATCGGCGTTTCCCACGCGTGGCAACGATACAAATTCAAGTTCCAATCGAGATAAAAATATTTGTGTCCGCCGAGGCAGCCAAACTTTTCCTTTTCCTTGCGGAGATGGCGCTGCATTTCGCTCAGTGATTCCGTGGGGTTCACCACTGGGAAACCGCTGTTTGCCTTCATCTGCTTGATTTTTTCAAACACAGCGATCAATTCATCCGTCTTGTAATTCACCAGGCTGGAATCGCTGAAGCTAAGATAGCTCGAAGCTAATGAGGTTAACGGATAGCTGAAGGTGCAGCTTTCAAAGCCAAGCGTTTTGAGAAAATCAGGGAGCTTCTCGTAATCGTCGATCAGCTTGCTCGCGGTAACGCTGGCGGTGGTTTGAATCCCCAGCTTTTTGAAAACCTCATTCGCGTACTTGATCTTGCGGCAGACATCGGGAAGGCCACGGTTTTTCTCGTGCTTGATTATATCGTGCGAATCAATCGACATGATGACGCTGCTCAAGCCATCGCTGGCAAGATCGCGCATATTCTGATCTGTCCAGAGCGAACCGTTGGTACAAATCATCGGGTGGATGCCCGATTCAGCACAATAACGAACCATGGCGCGCAATTCCTTGTGAACCAGCGGTTCGCCACCCACAAACAGCATGTAGCCGATGTGGTTCTTGACCGAAATATCGATGACGTCCTTCGCCTCCTTCAAGGTCACGCTACGCCGTTTTTTGGGATCGAATTTGTCCACGGCAAAACCGCAGAAATCGCACTTGGCATTGCAAATGTTCGTGATGGCGAACTGGAGGTATCCCGGGCCACCGTGGTCCAACACTTCACCGATCAGTTTGAAAGTGCTTTTCTTCGGCTTGACCACTGGCTTGGAAAAGTCAGGAGCCGCAGCGCTTGGGGCTCCGGTGCCATTGGGACGTTCTAAGGTCGGCGTGCTCATTGTAACAATTCTTCTGATTATGTCGTTGAAAACCAGTCGCTGGCAAACATTTACTGAACGCTCGCCGGATGGCAATGACATTACCTTTATGATGTACCACATCAGGCACAGACACGCCATAAAGAATAGGGTAAACTTGCAAACAACACTTGTTGAGTCGGGTTCTATGGTGTTTTCTGTCAGGGTTACCTATGAAAAAAGGCATTTTCCGCCCCCTTGGAAGCATACTCATGGTTTCCCTGACGCTGCAGTTCTGCCCGTCAGTTGCCAAAGCAGCGGATCAACCGCAATGGGGGCAGGCCTGGTCACGGAACATGGTTTCGCAAGAAAAGGGATTGCCGGATACATTTGATCCGAAAACCGGGGCAAACATCAAATGGAAGGTCCCGATTGGAACCGAAACACATTCCACACCGATCGTTGCCGGAGGCCGGGTTTATATCGGCACTAATAACGAGGAACCTCGTGATCCCAATCATAAGAGCGATTCCGGAGTTTTGATGTGCTTTGAGGAAAAAACCGGTGCGTTTTTATGGCAATTGGTTGTGCCCAAGCGTGAAGAGGATATCTACCACGATTGGCCAAAGACCGGTTGGGCGTCACCTGTCACAGTGGAGGGCGACAGAGTTTATGTAGTAAGCAATCGTGGTGAGGTGATGTGCCTGGATGCAAAGGGCATGGCGAATGGAAACGACGGTCCTTACAAGGACGAAGCCGTTCACATGCTGCCGCGCCGCACGAATGCACCTGTTGGCAATTCTGTGCCGCAACCCACCCAAAAGGATGGCGATATCATTTGGTTGTTTGATCTCACGAAAGAAGCTGGCATATGGTCGCACGATGGTGCGCACAGCTCGATTCTGATTCACGGAGATTACCTGTATCTCAATAGCGGCACAGGTGTGGACAATACCCACAAACGCATTCGCACGCCGGATGCCCCGAGCCTCGTTGTACTGAACAAAAAGACAGGCAAACTCGTGGCGCGCGATAACGAACACATCGCACCCGATATTTTTCATTGCACCTGGTCGTCGCCTTCGATGGGCGTGGTGAATGGTCGAGACCTGCTGTTCTTCTGCGCAGGAAACGGAATTGTTTTTGCCTTTGAGACGTTGACCAGCAATCGCGATAACCTGAATTTGTTTCCCAGATGGCTGAACCGCAACTCCCCTGCCCCAGCCTTCAAGATGTCTCCAAACCAGGTCCAGAAGCTGAAGAAGGTTTGGCAATTTGATTTCGATCCGACAGCGCCAAAGCAGGACATTCACCGTTACCTGAGCAATCGCAAGGAAGGCCCCAGCGATTTTTATGGCATGCCGGTCTTTTATGAGAATCGGTTGTATGTCGCGGGCGGCGGTGATTTGTGGTGGGGCAAGAACGAAGCCTGGCTCAAGTGCATTGATGCGACGAAGTCAGGCGACATCACCACCAATGGATTGATCTGGTCATACCCACTGCAGAAACATGTTTTGCCCACCCCGG
The DNA window shown above is from Pedosphaera parvula Ellin514 and carries:
- a CDS encoding radical SAM protein yields the protein MSTPTLERPNGTGAPSAAAPDFSKPVVKPKKSTFKLIGEVLDHGGPGYLQFAITNICNAKCDFCGFAVDKFDPKKRRSVTLKEAKDVIDISVKNHIGYMLFVGGEPLVHKELRAMVRYCAESGIHPMICTNGSLWTDQNMRDLASDGLSSVIMSIDSHDIIKHEKNRGLPDVCRKIKYANEVFKKLGIQTTASVTASKLIDDYEKLPDFLKTLGFESCTFSYPLTSLASSYLSFSDSSLVNYKTDELIAVFEKIKQMKANSGFPVVNPTESLSEMQRHLRKEKEKFGCLGGHKYFYLDWNLNLYRCHAWETPMCNIYDFDQSKLIRDGCTKCMIDCYRDPSVMQFVAISASDAYNNLKKGKVIAAAKNVFDSRNITSLKAVWDDRKWIGEV
- a CDS encoding PQQ-binding-like beta-propeller repeat protein, whose amino-acid sequence is MKKGIFRPLGSILMVSLTLQFCPSVAKAADQPQWGQAWSRNMVSQEKGLPDTFDPKTGANIKWKVPIGTETHSTPIVAGGRVYIGTNNEEPRDPNHKSDSGVLMCFEEKTGAFLWQLVVPKREEDIYHDWPKTGWASPVTVEGDRVYVVSNRGEVMCLDAKGMANGNDGPYKDEAVHMLPRRTNAPVGNSVPQPTQKDGDIIWLFDLTKEAGIWSHDGAHSSILIHGDYLYLNSGTGVDNTHKRIRTPDAPSLVVLNKKTGKLVARDNEHIAPDIFHCTWSSPSMGVVNGRDLLFFCAGNGIVFAFETLTSNRDNLNLFPRWLNRNSPAPAFKMSPNQVQKLKKVWQFDFDPTAPKQDIHRYLSNRKEGPSDFYGMPVFYENRLYVAGGGDLWWGKNEAWLKCIDATKSGDITTNGLIWSYPLQKHVLPTPAIKDGLIFIADCGRTFHCVDAITGKAYWTQEIKGEIWASPLVADGKVYLGTRSGEMWVFAASKEKKVLSTIEMGSPISGTATAANGVLFVATMKNLFAVQKL